The following coding sequences lie in one Benincasa hispida cultivar B227 chromosome 6, ASM972705v1, whole genome shotgun sequence genomic window:
- the LOC120079236 gene encoding uncharacterized protein LOC120079236 — protein MNPRNNNPLAEHTTRLKAFEDQEERTLEFTSYSNPSTSNAEAPAVQLKAPFRRRLLKKNDEQQFKHFFELLRQLHINIPLIEASEQIPNNNLPKKQKDLGSFIVPCSIGGLDVEHALCDLGANINLMPLSIFKKLGIGDAQPTSVTLQLAEERSYILKERLRMFW, from the exons ATGAACCCAAGAAACAACAATCCTTTAGCTGAGCACACAACACGCCTAAAGGCATTTGAAGATCAAGAAGAACGGACACTAGAATTCACAAGTTATTCCAACCCGAGCACGTCTAACGCAGAAGCACCTGCAGTGCAGCTAAAAGCACCATTTCGCAGACGCTTgctgaagaagaatgatgagcAGCAGTTCAAGCATTTTTTTGAACTTCTGAGGCAACTGCACATTAACATCCCACTTATAGAAGCCTCAGAACAAATTCCCAA CAACAACTTACCCAAGAAACAGAAGGATCTGGGAAGCTTCATAGTCCCATGCTCAATCGGAGGGCTAGACGTGGAACATGCACTGTGTGATCTGGGAGCTAACATCAATCTCATGCCCCTCTCAATTTTCAAGAAATTAGGAATTGGTGATGCACAACCCACTTCTGTAACGCTTCAACTCGCTGAAGAACGATCATATATCTTGAAGGAAAGATTGAGGATGTTCTGGTGA